The proteins below are encoded in one region of Lactuca sativa cultivar Salinas chromosome 3, Lsat_Salinas_v11, whole genome shotgun sequence:
- the LOC111912952 gene encoding uncharacterized protein LOC111912952, translated as MHYKNCNRKGHTAHFCKKLAQLISQVPTTGVKCYECGEIGHFKRNCPNLKNVSGTGRVLAIGYEEEVVDPNVVTGTFLLNDSYACIIFDTGAEKSFVSHKFKHILKQNPKALKDTFTIEMANGKNEKTNDIYIGCTLTLNNHSFQIDLMSAQLKVLTS; from the coding sequence ATGCACTACAAGAATTGTAATAGAAAGGGGCATACTGCCCATTTCTGTAAGAAGCTGGCGCAACTTATTTCTCAAGTCCCTACCACAGGAGTGAAATGTTACGAATGTGGGGAAATAGGACATTTCAAGAGAAATTGTCCTAATTTAAAGAATGTGAGTGGCACTGGGCGAGTCTTGGCGATTGGCTATGAAGAAGAAGTAGTGGATCCTaatgtggtgactggtacgttccttctcaacgaTTCTTATGCATGCATTATCTTCGATACCGGTGCAGAAAAAAGTTTCGTAAGCCATAAGTTCAAACACATTCTAAAACAAAATCCCAAAGCACTAAAAGATACATTCACCATTGAGATGGCCAACGGGAAAAATGAGAAAACCAAtgacatatacataggatgcaCACTTACTCTAAATAACCATTCATTCCAAATTGACCTTATGTCggctcaattaaaagttttgacgtcataa